The following coding sequences lie in one Rothia sp. SD9660Na genomic window:
- a CDS encoding MFS transporter: MFGLKTTVKTVIFLDAFASATIYFLLLFRFAQDSSPWGMTAVALVSMLTGAVCAAPLGAWVDRSNLRTLWIGATSTSAFLTLGLHLTSTPWFWLVLLACITAAEVVSGTAIFKALPKTPGMTQTSASSFLVGMGAVLGVVTPAGAALLYAVAPHACFLFAFALQVPAVLLLLKVAPKGEAPQLEKLSFKDAALGLGALSKSLGLLAYLPVMYLVVIATSAEDLSGLIYLQQVGGDFIAGAFSGMVENPGPAGYAALTAFWSLGLLLGSAIPNRRWFSLSTYQSLILGGLAISLAIVVEGMLPYAPVIAVAFLIGGIGNAVHNVGVRSSVYEQVPEEHTGQVWAMVSVSFTLLAGLGKMLGTPYLLGEPQQVVIGCGAIATGAILLFLVLRQIRKWSR, from the coding sequence ATGTTTGGGCTGAAAACAACCGTGAAAACGGTGATCTTTCTCGATGCCTTTGCCAGTGCAACTATATATTTTCTGCTTCTTTTCCGCTTCGCCCAGGACTCAAGCCCTTGGGGAATGACAGCTGTAGCTTTGGTCAGCATGCTCACCGGCGCAGTCTGCGCTGCACCATTAGGAGCATGGGTTGACCGGAGCAACCTAAGAACTTTGTGGATTGGCGCTACTAGCACGAGTGCCTTTTTGACCTTGGGGTTACATCTAACTTCTACTCCGTGGTTTTGGCTAGTACTCCTAGCCTGTATAACTGCTGCTGAGGTGGTCAGTGGAACTGCTATTTTCAAGGCTCTTCCTAAGACTCCCGGTATGACGCAGACTTCTGCAAGTTCATTCCTTGTGGGGATGGGAGCTGTGCTGGGTGTGGTCACTCCGGCAGGTGCGGCTTTGCTCTACGCAGTAGCACCCCACGCTTGCTTCCTGTTTGCCTTCGCATTACAAGTCCCGGCAGTACTGCTGTTACTTAAGGTGGCTCCGAAGGGTGAGGCTCCTCAACTTGAGAAACTCAGTTTCAAAGACGCTGCCCTCGGGCTGGGGGCTTTGAGTAAGAGTTTAGGGCTTCTAGCGTACCTTCCGGTGATGTACTTGGTTGTGATCGCAACGTCAGCAGAAGACCTCTCTGGCCTTATCTACCTCCAGCAGGTGGGTGGCGATTTTATCGCCGGAGCCTTCTCTGGCATGGTAGAAAATCCAGGGCCAGCGGGTTATGCTGCCTTAACCGCCTTCTGGTCATTGGGGCTTCTACTTGGTTCGGCTATACCCAATCGGCGCTGGTTTTCACTGTCTACCTATCAATCTTTGATACTAGGCGGTCTGGCTATTTCCCTGGCCATTGTGGTGGAAGGAATGCTTCCCTATGCACCTGTGATTGCTGTGGCCTTTTTGATCGGGGGGATAGGTAATGCCGTGCATAACGTGGGGGTGCGTTCTTCTGTTTATGAGCAAGTTCCTGAGGAACATACCGGTCAGGTATGGGCTATGGTGAGTGTGAGCTTTACACTTCTAGCCGGATTAGGCAAGATGCTGGGAACCCCGTATCTCTTAGGCGAACCTCAGCAGGTGGTGATTGGCTGTGGGGCTATAGCCACAGGGGCAATATTGCTGTTCTTAGTTCTTCGGCAGATTCGTAAATGGAGTCGCTAG
- a CDS encoding DUF2087 domain-containing protein, with protein sequence MTAQSNFKKLVRARMEETGENYTTARAALLETRPSTDVLNDPREQAYAEHRTVVDRFLQGGRLTSWPSKRRTRAHLLLHLVTYFEPGRTYTEKQVNEILAALWQDYAFMRREMVEYGYLVRTSDASAYCLATRAPDREGTVLAAEAPAWEAMWLPGYLAS encoded by the coding sequence GTGACTGCCCAATCAAACTTCAAAAAGCTCGTGCGCGCCCGTATGGAAGAAACCGGTGAGAACTACACCACCGCCCGAGCAGCCCTCCTCGAGACCAGACCGTCGACCGATGTCCTGAACGATCCCCGCGAACAAGCCTACGCAGAGCACCGCACAGTCGTTGACCGTTTTCTGCAGGGCGGACGCCTGACCTCCTGGCCCTCCAAACGCCGCACCCGCGCCCACCTGCTGCTGCACCTAGTGACCTATTTTGAGCCAGGGCGCACCTACACCGAGAAACAGGTTAACGAGATTCTGGCCGCCCTCTGGCAGGACTATGCCTTTATGCGTCGGGAAATGGTCGAGTACGGTTACCTGGTGCGAACCTCTGACGCCTCCGCGTATTGCCTGGCAACCCGGGCTCCCGACCGGGAAGGTACCGTGCTGGCTGCCGAGGCCCCGGCCTGGGAAGCGATGTGGCTGCCGGGCTACCTGGCAAGCTAA
- a CDS encoding PhzF family phenazine biosynthesis protein: protein MKTRPFTQVDVFGSVPLKGNPLAVVLDGSGLTDEQMQSFARWTNLSETTFITQLTDARADYAVRIFTPGGELPFAGHPTLGSAHAWLEAGGQPQRPDVIVQECAAGLIDITRSGQELAFAAPATVRSGALDEATLADIATALGLERSQILSHQWVDNGPGWSAVEIADPDRLLALTPDFARGTDLKLGVFAMHPEGSDIAYDIRAFVPGVGVSKDPVTGSLNASVAQWLARENRVAGTYTVRQGTCLHHDGRLTITVGQDAGPTGTPDIWVGGRTHTLIRGEVSL, encoded by the coding sequence ATGAAAACCCGCCCCTTCACCCAGGTCGATGTGTTCGGCTCGGTTCCGCTCAAAGGCAACCCCCTCGCCGTGGTGCTCGATGGCAGCGGCCTCACCGACGAGCAGATGCAGAGCTTCGCCCGCTGGACCAACCTCTCAGAAACCACCTTCATCACCCAACTGACTGACGCTCGGGCCGACTACGCCGTCCGCATCTTCACCCCCGGCGGCGAACTGCCCTTCGCCGGGCACCCCACCCTGGGCAGCGCCCACGCCTGGCTAGAAGCCGGTGGCCAGCCACAGCGCCCTGACGTCATCGTGCAAGAATGCGCTGCAGGGCTCATCGACATCACCCGCAGCGGCCAAGAGCTCGCCTTCGCCGCACCGGCAACCGTCCGCTCCGGTGCCCTCGATGAGGCAACCCTGGCAGACATCGCCACCGCCCTAGGGCTAGAGCGCAGCCAGATTCTCTCCCACCAATGGGTCGACAACGGGCCTGGCTGGTCCGCCGTCGAAATCGCAGACCCCGACCGTCTGCTCGCCCTCACCCCGGACTTCGCCCGCGGCACAGACCTCAAACTCGGCGTCTTCGCCATGCACCCGGAAGGGTCAGACATCGCCTACGACATCCGCGCCTTCGTGCCCGGAGTCGGCGTTTCTAAGGACCCGGTCACCGGCTCCCTCAACGCCTCCGTCGCCCAGTGGCTCGCCCGCGAAAACCGGGTCGCCGGAACCTACACCGTACGCCAGGGCACCTGTCTGCACCACGACGGTAGGCTCACCATCACGGTAGGGCAGGACGCCGGCCCCACCGGCACACCCGACATTTGGGTTGGCGGAAGAACTCACACCCTTATCAGGGGAGAGGTTAGCCTCTAG
- a CDS encoding class I SAM-dependent DNA methyltransferase: MSSLNYSQFIWNVADVLRGTYKQHQYGQIILPFTVLARLDAVLEPTKQAVLEATEGYVLDTIPPAMLSARAGHDYSFYNLSQHNLKTVANDPDTLEQNLRSYINQFSENVRDIFEKYKFEDTIADLAAHNLLYQVIQHFSRVNLHPDQVSNEQMGNIFEELIRKFAEASNETAGEHFTPREVIELMVNLLLADDEDLRTDYIARSVYDPTAGTGGMLSVADDKIHQLNPTADVSLLGQELNPESYAICKADMVVKGQDVDNIALGNTLTDPAFENRTFHYGLSNPPFGVDWKGAKAVVEAEHKNQGFAGRFGAGLPRVSDGSLLFLQHLISKLNEPTVASNGVAQVGGRGAIVLNGSPLFTGGAGSGESNIRKWVLDQDYLEAIIGLPTDMFYNTGISTYIWVLNKQKKAERRGKVQLIDATNMFEKMRKSVGSKRKRLSEEQIAEITRLYAAFDAADDKRSKVFDREEFMYRTITVERPLRLNWGFTAERVERLLASKEFGKLKLTEGEDTAVRVSLASLVESTAGAVGGDVAGVKAELLQVFADAGALVKPAALAKLVDELAERDESAEVVLKAKKPVADSTLRDTENVPWGEDIHEYLEREVKPFVPDTWIDESKTKEGAEIPFTRHFYEYVPPRSLEEIDRDLNEVLGRIRKRLEEVLG; encoded by the coding sequence GTGTCTTCTTTGAACTATTCTCAGTTCATTTGGAATGTGGCTGATGTGTTGCGCGGTACCTATAAGCAGCATCAGTACGGTCAGATTATTTTGCCTTTCACGGTGTTGGCGCGTCTTGATGCGGTGCTTGAGCCGACCAAGCAGGCTGTTCTTGAGGCAACAGAGGGCTATGTACTCGATACGATTCCTCCGGCTATGCTGTCTGCCCGGGCGGGGCACGATTACAGTTTCTATAACCTCTCCCAGCACAACCTCAAGACCGTGGCTAATGACCCCGATACGCTTGAACAGAACTTGCGTTCTTACATCAATCAGTTCAGTGAGAACGTGCGCGATATTTTTGAGAAGTATAAGTTTGAAGACACCATCGCAGACCTTGCTGCCCATAACCTGCTGTATCAGGTGATTCAGCATTTCTCGCGGGTGAACCTGCACCCTGATCAGGTGAGCAATGAGCAGATGGGCAACATCTTCGAAGAGCTGATTCGCAAGTTCGCTGAGGCTTCGAATGAAACTGCCGGTGAGCACTTTACCCCGCGTGAGGTTATTGAGCTCATGGTTAACCTGCTGCTGGCTGACGATGAAGACCTGCGCACTGACTACATTGCCCGCTCGGTCTATGACCCTACGGCTGGCACCGGCGGCATGCTGTCGGTGGCTGACGATAAGATTCATCAGCTGAACCCCACCGCCGATGTGAGCTTGCTGGGTCAGGAGCTCAACCCCGAGTCTTATGCGATTTGTAAGGCGGACATGGTGGTGAAGGGCCAGGACGTCGATAATATCGCTCTTGGCAACACGCTCACTGACCCGGCTTTTGAGAACCGCACCTTCCATTATGGTCTGAGCAACCCGCCCTTTGGCGTGGATTGGAAGGGTGCTAAGGCTGTGGTTGAGGCTGAGCATAAGAACCAGGGTTTTGCGGGCCGTTTTGGTGCTGGCCTGCCCCGTGTGTCTGACGGTTCGCTCCTTTTCTTGCAGCATCTGATTTCTAAACTCAATGAGCCGACGGTGGCTAGCAATGGTGTTGCCCAGGTGGGGGGCCGTGGTGCCATTGTTTTGAATGGTTCTCCCCTGTTTACGGGTGGCGCTGGGTCTGGTGAGTCGAATATCCGTAAGTGGGTTTTGGATCAGGATTACCTTGAGGCGATTATTGGCCTGCCTACTGACATGTTCTATAACACGGGTATTTCTACCTATATTTGGGTGTTGAATAAGCAGAAGAAGGCTGAGCGTAGGGGTAAGGTTCAGCTGATTGACGCGACGAATATGTTTGAGAAGATGCGTAAGTCGGTGGGGTCTAAGCGGAAGCGCCTGAGTGAGGAGCAGATTGCTGAGATTACCCGCCTTTACGCTGCTTTTGATGCTGCGGATGATAAGCGGTCTAAGGTTTTTGATCGTGAGGAGTTTATGTACCGCACGATTACGGTGGAGCGCCCTTTGCGGTTGAATTGGGGCTTTACTGCTGAGCGGGTTGAGAGGCTCTTGGCTTCTAAGGAGTTTGGCAAACTCAAGTTGACTGAGGGTGAGGACACCGCTGTGCGGGTTTCTCTTGCTTCTTTGGTTGAGAGCACAGCGGGTGCCGTTGGCGGTGATGTGGCTGGTGTGAAGGCTGAGCTGTTGCAGGTGTTTGCGGACGCCGGTGCCCTGGTGAAGCCTGCGGCTTTGGCTAAGTTGGTGGATGAGTTGGCTGAACGCGATGAATCCGCCGAGGTGGTGTTGAAGGCTAAGAAGCCGGTGGCTGATTCTACCCTGCGTGATACTGAGAATGTTCCCTGGGGCGAGGATATTCACGAGTATTTGGAGCGTGAGGTCAAACCCTTTGTGCCTGATACCTGGATTGATGAGTCTAAGACCAAGGAGGGGGCGGAGATTCCTTTTACCCGCCACTTCTATGAGTACGTTCCGCCCCGCTCCTTGGAGGAGATTGACCGCGACCTGAACGAGGTGCTGGGCCGGATTAGGAAGAGGCTGGAAGAGGTGCTGGGCTAA
- a CDS encoding restriction endonuclease subunit S: MPGNKAYDWFGGSVRSGWRIVRLGSVFRERNEPTTAEDLAPLSVTKKGVVEQQESVAISAIGAPKKVARKGDFVINSRSDRKGSAGIAPRDGSVSLINIVLEPKGIYPQFAKYLLTSVGFQEEFYRFGSGIVADLWTTRYSAMKAIQIPLPPLEEQKQIADDLDRELAEIDEFIDDQQRLQDLLQERLVSLTFDLATDASNPDRYDTGHPFWKTLPRGWTLQKLGWHFKIGNGSTPLSTNESYWSDDSTDIPWFNSSTVNQELAIEPARYVTELAVKECHLPMIPKGSLLMGLIGQGKTRGKVTKTGIDATLSQNIAYLTPMQNSQVSIDFTKLALEAAYPELREINSGNGTTKGSLTCENIQQFRIPFPSINQQHSILQKHNYQKNINSKLSTAVELSDLLQERKNRYIKKYFA, translated from the coding sequence ATGCCAGGTAATAAAGCCTACGATTGGTTTGGCGGTTCAGTCCGTTCAGGCTGGAGGATTGTTCGACTTGGTTCTGTGTTCAGAGAGCGCAATGAACCTACTACTGCAGAAGATTTAGCACCTCTTTCAGTTACAAAGAAGGGTGTTGTTGAGCAACAGGAAAGTGTTGCTATTTCTGCGATTGGCGCGCCGAAAAAGGTTGCTCGAAAAGGCGATTTTGTTATTAATAGCCGTTCGGATAGAAAAGGGTCTGCTGGCATTGCACCGCGGGATGGATCAGTCTCTCTGATTAACATCGTGCTTGAGCCAAAAGGTATCTATCCTCAGTTTGCAAAATATCTACTGACTAGCGTTGGATTCCAGGAAGAATTTTACCGTTTTGGCTCGGGGATTGTTGCTGACTTATGGACAACTAGATATTCAGCAATGAAAGCAATCCAGATTCCGTTACCTCCACTTGAAGAGCAAAAGCAAATCGCAGATGACCTTGACCGTGAGCTGGCGGAGATTGATGAGTTCATTGATGATCAACAACGTCTACAGGATTTGCTTCAGGAACGCCTAGTATCTCTGACTTTTGATTTAGCCACAGATGCTTCGAATCCAGACCGATACGATACTGGTCATCCGTTCTGGAAGACCCTCCCAAGGGGCTGGACTCTTCAAAAGCTTGGCTGGCATTTTAAAATCGGTAACGGATCCACACCACTCTCCACTAACGAAAGTTATTGGAGCGATGACAGCACTGATATACCGTGGTTTAATAGCTCGACTGTAAACCAAGAATTAGCAATTGAGCCTGCTCGTTACGTTACTGAGCTGGCAGTCAAGGAATGTCATTTACCGATGATTCCTAAAGGCAGCCTGTTGATGGGACTGATTGGTCAGGGTAAGACTCGGGGAAAAGTAACTAAGACTGGTATTGATGCCACTTTAAGCCAGAACATTGCTTATTTAACTCCAATGCAGAATTCTCAAGTAAGCATTGATTTCACAAAACTAGCTTTGGAAGCTGCATACCCAGAGCTACGCGAAATTAACTCCGGCAACGGAACAACAAAGGGGTCATTGACATGTGAAAATATCCAACAATTCAGAATCCCATTCCCTAGTATCAACCAGCAACACTCAATCTTGCAAAAACATAACTATCAAAAGAATATCAACAGCAAACTATCAACAGCTGTCGAATTATCAGATTTACTACAGGAAAGGAAGAATAGGTACATAAAAAAATATTTTGCATAA
- a CDS encoding type I restriction endonuclease has product MPRTHLERPLQQDICAYLAAHGWVHSPNSAGYDARRALYPADVLTWLQTSDPKNYATLIKPGTDPTARQAQENRLLDRLVTKLAAPEEQGGGTLNVLRKGFSVPGARRPFHLLAYPPQDNRNPELTALYHKNILRVVEEVRYNPTDETARIDLVLFINGLPVATIELKSEYTQTLQDAINQYRTDRNPTTSPLLQEHRGALVHFALSQDEIAMTTKLAGKATNFLPFNR; this is encoded by the coding sequence ATGCCCCGCACCCACCTCGAACGTCCTCTCCAGCAAGACATCTGCGCCTACCTGGCCGCTCACGGGTGGGTGCACTCCCCCAACTCCGCAGGCTACGACGCCAGGCGAGCCCTCTACCCCGCCGACGTCCTCACCTGGCTACAAACCAGCGACCCCAAAAACTACGCCACCCTCATCAAACCCGGCACAGACCCCACCGCGCGACAAGCCCAAGAAAACCGTCTGCTCGACCGGCTCGTCACCAAACTCGCAGCCCCAGAAGAACAAGGCGGCGGAACCCTCAACGTCCTGCGCAAAGGCTTCAGTGTACCCGGCGCACGCCGCCCCTTCCACCTACTCGCCTACCCACCCCAAGACAACCGCAACCCCGAACTCACAGCCCTCTACCACAAGAACATCCTGCGCGTCGTCGAAGAAGTCCGCTACAACCCAACAGACGAAACCGCCCGCATCGACCTCGTGCTCTTCATCAACGGCCTCCCCGTAGCTACCATCGAACTCAAAAGCGAATACACCCAAACCCTCCAAGACGCAATCAACCAATACCGCACCGACCGCAACCCCACCACCTCACCACTGCTCCAAGAACACCGCGGCGCCCTCGTCCACTTCGCCCTCTCCCAAGACGAAATCGCCATGACCACCAAACTGGCAGGGAAAGCAACCAACTTCCTCCCCTTCAACCGCTGA
- a CDS encoding DEAD/DEAH box helicase family protein, translated as MRFPRYHQWRAVTKLVHAARTEGAGHKYLVQHSAGSGKTDSIAWTAHRLSNLHTPDGERVFDSVIVIADRQVLDQQLQDAIDQLVTTAGTFQPITRGSGDSKSKQLVEALTTGVPIIGVTLQTFPFALAEMTKEGGQLAGKHFAIIADEAHSSQSGKATDSIKEMLNTEIDAGIEESDPEADQVALTKMAQRVVGEGHQVSFFAFTATPKAKTLEVFGRRADGTGPHEPFDLYPMKQAIEEGFILDVLKNYTTYQMAAKIAQKNEDSGADEEIDIRKGTKSLINFVELHPTNVASKVAVILEHFEGRVKQELGGKAKAMVVTSSRAAAVRYQRAFEKAITEKALPLKTLVAFSGELPDPDLEAVPGVDTPTVTEASMNPDLKGRNLAEVFNQDGQHILIVANKYQTGFDQPLLVAMYVDKKLSGITAVQTLSRLNRRADGKENTYILDFVNDPEQIRAAFAEYYEDARIETESDLDLVAKQVDKLDAAGIYNRADVEQFWEKWVAPGARQASFDSLISIPVQRFVTRWRAAQEGLDGSTDRAALEVLLEFRSTLAQYVKSYAFFSQIFNFGDPYYEKLSAFADLLGRKLRRFTLDEVSPEVVNVDDIVLTHYRLEKLREEEDLKLSSSQAAGLQGMTEAGLASIQERERKARSELIEKINKYFHGLDLSDEHQVGFATTFVAEAAKDAGLKQSAMANTKVDFYHSKNVRVGLANKLWDYSSDTADLINHVRKLPPEQFVEFMLDMGLYELLRGEKVEELTP; from the coding sequence ATCAGATTCCCCCGCTACCACCAGTGGCGAGCCGTCACCAAACTCGTCCACGCAGCCCGCACCGAAGGCGCAGGGCACAAATACCTGGTGCAGCACTCGGCGGGTTCCGGCAAAACCGACTCCATCGCCTGGACAGCCCACCGGCTCTCCAACCTGCACACCCCAGACGGCGAGCGCGTCTTCGACTCCGTCATCGTCATCGCCGACCGGCAGGTACTCGACCAGCAGCTCCAGGACGCCATCGACCAGCTCGTCACCACCGCCGGCACCTTCCAGCCTATTACGCGCGGCAGCGGCGACTCCAAATCTAAGCAGCTCGTCGAAGCGCTGACCACCGGTGTGCCCATCATCGGCGTCACCCTGCAAACCTTCCCCTTCGCCCTGGCAGAAATGACCAAGGAGGGCGGCCAGCTCGCCGGTAAGCACTTTGCGATTATTGCGGACGAGGCGCACTCCTCCCAATCAGGTAAGGCAACCGACTCCATCAAGGAAATGCTCAACACCGAGATTGACGCCGGTATCGAAGAGTCAGACCCCGAAGCTGACCAGGTAGCCCTGACCAAGATGGCCCAGCGTGTGGTGGGTGAGGGCCACCAGGTGTCCTTCTTTGCCTTCACCGCAACACCCAAGGCTAAAACCCTTGAGGTCTTTGGGCGACGGGCCGATGGCACCGGCCCCCACGAGCCCTTCGACCTCTACCCCATGAAGCAGGCCATTGAAGAGGGCTTCATTCTTGACGTGCTCAAGAACTACACCACCTACCAGATGGCAGCCAAAATCGCCCAGAAAAACGAGGACAGCGGGGCAGACGAAGAAATCGACATCCGCAAGGGCACCAAGAGCCTCATCAACTTTGTGGAGCTGCACCCCACCAATGTTGCCTCCAAAGTAGCGGTGATTCTTGAACACTTTGAGGGCCGGGTCAAGCAGGAGCTCGGCGGTAAAGCCAAAGCCATGGTGGTGACGTCCTCGCGCGCCGCGGCTGTGCGCTACCAGCGGGCTTTTGAAAAGGCTATTACCGAGAAAGCCCTGCCCCTGAAGACGCTGGTTGCTTTCTCCGGTGAACTGCCCGACCCCGACCTTGAGGCAGTGCCCGGGGTTGATACCCCCACCGTGACTGAGGCGTCCATGAACCCTGACCTCAAAGGCAGGAACCTCGCTGAGGTCTTCAACCAAGACGGCCAGCATATTCTAATCGTGGCCAACAAGTACCAGACCGGCTTTGACCAGCCCCTTCTGGTTGCCATGTACGTGGATAAGAAGCTCTCGGGCATCACCGCCGTGCAGACCCTCTCCCGCCTCAACCGCCGGGCCGACGGCAAAGAGAACACCTACATTCTGGACTTCGTCAACGACCCCGAACAGATTCGCGCTGCCTTCGCCGAGTACTACGAGGACGCCCGCATCGAGACCGAATCGGACCTCGACCTGGTTGCCAAACAGGTCGACAAGCTCGACGCGGCCGGTATCTACAACCGGGCAGATGTAGAACAGTTCTGGGAAAAGTGGGTTGCCCCCGGTGCTCGGCAGGCGTCCTTTGACTCCCTCATCTCCATACCTGTGCAGCGGTTTGTGACCCGCTGGCGGGCAGCGCAGGAGGGCCTTGACGGTTCTACTGACCGAGCCGCCCTTGAAGTACTGCTGGAGTTCCGCTCAACCCTCGCCCAGTACGTGAAGTCCTACGCCTTCTTCTCGCAAATCTTCAACTTCGGCGACCCCTACTACGAGAAACTCTCCGCCTTCGCTGACCTGCTCGGGCGCAAGCTGCGCCGCTTCACCCTCGATGAGGTGTCGCCCGAGGTAGTGAACGTGGACGACATCGTACTCACCCACTACCGCCTCGAAAAGCTGCGTGAAGAGGAAGACTTGAAACTCTCGTCCTCGCAGGCAGCTGGGTTGCAGGGCATGACGGAGGCCGGCCTCGCCAGTATTCAGGAGCGCGAGCGCAAAGCCCGCTCTGAACTGATTGAGAAGATTAATAAGTACTTCCACGGCCTTGATTTGAGTGACGAGCACCAGGTCGGTTTTGCGACGACCTTCGTGGCTGAGGCGGCCAAGGACGCCGGGCTCAAGCAAAGCGCCATGGCCAACACCAAGGTGGACTTCTACCACTCAAAGAATGTGCGCGTTGGCCTGGCGAATAAGCTCTGGGACTACAGCTCAGATACAGCTGACCTCATTAACCATGTGCGCAAGCTGCCCCCGGAGCAGTTCGTGGAGTTCATGCTCGACATGGGCCTGTACGAGCTGCTGCGGGGCGAGAAGGTGGAGGAGCTGACTCCGTAA
- a CDS encoding Abi family protein, producing the protein MAEKGFLDHPDLINRLEQLGMQIDDKTKAETELRRLGYHRTSGYRYPFRKLREPLTDELMRRREFRHDEFEAGSRFEDSIALADFDTKLRAVILTGIFDLEVRLRTAIAHVIAKKNPKGHLEISCLDSTKCYELTSSRDEITKFEAWKAQYESAKKSKNNDDFIAHHTLVYKTEIPVWAALEIVSFGTLIHFYLLMKVEDQNDVARKFGVRQGTKFGSWLLAIMDLRNDCAHGARVFNKSMKRNVSVHSNSYFKKYLKHIDKELPADKIYMPCVLLAHMLRCHESGTNWHNTFKTQVKKLPQIYLKELSEPLITAERNMGFPSNWQELEIWNN; encoded by the coding sequence ATGGCTGAAAAAGGGTTCCTAGACCACCCAGATCTCATCAACAGACTTGAGCAGCTGGGAATGCAAATCGACGATAAGACTAAAGCTGAAACAGAGCTCAGAAGACTCGGCTACCACCGCACGAGTGGCTACAGGTATCCCTTTAGAAAACTTCGAGAGCCCCTCACAGATGAGCTCATGAGACGCAGAGAGTTCCGCCATGATGAGTTTGAAGCTGGCTCAAGGTTCGAAGACTCTATAGCGTTAGCAGATTTCGACACCAAGCTACGTGCCGTCATTTTGACCGGTATCTTTGATTTAGAGGTAAGACTAAGAACCGCTATCGCCCATGTCATCGCAAAGAAAAATCCCAAAGGGCATCTTGAGATTTCATGCTTAGATTCCACTAAATGCTATGAGCTTACTTCATCTCGAGATGAAATAACCAAGTTTGAGGCTTGGAAAGCTCAGTACGAGAGTGCTAAAAAATCCAAAAATAATGACGATTTCATAGCGCACCATACTCTTGTCTACAAGACAGAAATTCCTGTGTGGGCAGCACTAGAAATTGTGTCCTTTGGAACCCTAATTCACTTTTATCTTTTGATGAAGGTAGAAGACCAAAATGATGTGGCAAGAAAGTTCGGGGTTCGACAAGGCACCAAGTTTGGCTCCTGGCTACTTGCAATCATGGACTTAAGAAACGACTGCGCTCATGGCGCTAGAGTTTTCAATAAGAGCATGAAAAGGAATGTGTCTGTTCACTCAAACTCTTACTTCAAAAAATATTTAAAGCATATAGATAAGGAACTCCCTGCCGACAAAATATACATGCCGTGTGTCTTACTCGCCCATATGCTTAGATGCCATGAATCCGGTACTAACTGGCACAATACGTTCAAAACGCAGGTTAAAAAGTTACCCCAAATATATCTGAAAGAACTATCTGAACCGCTTATTACTGCTGAACGGAACATGGGTTTTCCTAGCAACTGGCAAGAATTAGAAATCTGGAATAACTAA